A genomic segment from Streptomyces sp. NBC_00459 encodes:
- a CDS encoding SIR2 family NAD-dependent protein deacylase encodes MPCDSGISDYRGPNGLWRRDPEAEKLVTYEYYMGDPEIRRRSWQMRRQNRTLRAAPNTAHLAVAELERAGVPVRVITQNVDGLHQLAGMPARKVLELHGTAREFVCTGCHARGSMEDALARVEAGEADPPCLTCGGILKSATVMFGQRLDPVVLGDALAITKACQVFVAVGSSLQVQPAAGLVGVAADHGARLVIVNAEPTPYDDRADEVVREPIGTALPQLLSRLRESGEA; translated from the coding sequence ATGCCTTGCGATTCCGGGATCTCCGACTATCGCGGTCCCAACGGCCTGTGGCGGCGCGACCCCGAGGCCGAGAAGCTCGTGACGTACGAGTACTACATGGGCGATCCCGAGATCCGGCGCCGTTCCTGGCAGATGCGGCGCCAGAACCGGACCTTGCGGGCCGCGCCCAACACCGCGCACCTGGCCGTGGCCGAGCTGGAGCGGGCCGGGGTGCCCGTGCGGGTGATCACGCAGAACGTGGACGGGCTGCACCAGCTCGCCGGGATGCCGGCTCGTAAGGTGCTCGAACTGCATGGCACCGCACGGGAGTTCGTGTGCACCGGGTGCCATGCTCGCGGGTCCATGGAGGACGCCCTCGCCCGGGTCGAGGCCGGGGAGGCCGATCCGCCGTGTCTGACGTGCGGCGGGATTCTCAAGTCGGCGACGGTGATGTTCGGTCAGCGGCTCGACCCGGTCGTCCTCGGTGACGCTCTCGCCATCACCAAGGCCTGTCAGGTGTTCGTCGCAGTCGGAAGCAGCCTCCAGGTCCAGCCCGCCGCCGGGCTCGTAGGTGTCGCCGCCGACCATGGCGCCCGGCTCGTCATCGTCAACGCCGAGCCGACCCCGTACGACGACCGGGCCGACGAGGTCGTACGGGAACCGATCGGCACAGCCCTGCCTCAACTGCTGTCCAGGCTGAGGGAGTCCGGGGAAGCCTAG
- a CDS encoding tetratricopeptide repeat protein — MTEAAPTPAALPPHVLERADVRSAVANHDFGEVFRLARLHGKISYAKIAEAVGYKREHIGLMARPETDGKGVRPRITQHRKILEVVDGLRIPGPLAGLAPRPWELARSASIAVPQDPSTLITEGGAGLWDIAELLRRTEMSSINSAALESIEQGIDQLARAYPYADADYLHERTRNGLQYVTKQLEGRMTLRQHRELLVDAGWLFLLNACVQYDRGQREAANLSKAAALRIGDEAGHGEIKAWAFEIEAWFALTQSRWQDMLEAVEAGHIADQTHSVGVQLYAHKARAAARMGDARLVRDSLDAGRARLDRLPRPDHPEHHFIIDPDKWDFYEMDAYRLLGDDERAATHARSVIHISTGPDGTEISPMRAAEARLTLGVAAARTGDIEEAIDMGKTALQTNRKSLPSLLLVADELDSELRSRYPREGATRDFHEQVITIKRGTSKIEFPF; from the coding sequence ATGACCGAAGCAGCACCCACACCGGCAGCCCTGCCGCCGCACGTGCTGGAACGCGCGGACGTACGGTCGGCAGTCGCCAACCACGACTTCGGCGAAGTCTTCAGACTCGCCCGACTGCACGGCAAGATCAGCTACGCCAAGATCGCCGAAGCCGTCGGCTACAAGCGCGAGCACATCGGCCTCATGGCCCGGCCGGAGACCGACGGTAAGGGCGTACGCCCACGGATCACCCAGCACCGCAAGATCCTCGAAGTGGTGGACGGGCTACGCATCCCCGGCCCCCTGGCAGGACTCGCCCCACGTCCGTGGGAGCTGGCACGAAGCGCCAGCATCGCTGTGCCGCAGGACCCGAGCACCTTGATCACAGAGGGTGGTGCAGGACTCTGGGACATCGCCGAACTACTACGGCGCACGGAGATGTCCAGCATCAACAGCGCCGCCCTGGAGTCGATCGAACAGGGCATTGACCAACTGGCCCGGGCCTACCCGTATGCAGATGCCGATTACCTGCACGAGCGCACACGTAACGGCTTGCAGTACGTCACCAAGCAGCTCGAAGGCCGGATGACCCTGCGCCAGCACCGGGAACTCCTCGTTGACGCAGGCTGGCTCTTCCTGTTGAACGCATGCGTGCAGTACGACCGAGGCCAGCGCGAAGCCGCCAACCTCAGCAAGGCCGCCGCCCTGCGCATCGGCGACGAAGCCGGCCACGGCGAGATCAAGGCATGGGCGTTCGAGATCGAGGCATGGTTCGCCCTCACCCAAAGCCGCTGGCAAGACATGCTCGAAGCCGTAGAAGCCGGGCACATCGCCGACCAAACACACTCCGTCGGCGTGCAATTGTACGCCCACAAGGCCCGCGCCGCCGCACGCATGGGAGACGCCCGTCTGGTCCGCGACTCCTTGGACGCCGGACGCGCCCGCCTGGACCGGCTACCCCGTCCGGATCACCCCGAGCACCACTTCATAATCGACCCGGACAAGTGGGACTTCTACGAGATGGACGCCTACCGCCTCCTCGGAGACGACGAACGCGCCGCCACCCACGCCCGATCAGTCATCCACATCAGTACGGGCCCGGACGGCACCGAGATCTCCCCAATGCGCGCAGCAGAAGCCCGCCTCACTCTCGGGGTCGCCGCCGCTCGCACCGGTGACATCGAAGAAGCTATCGACATGGGAAAGACAGCTCTCCAAACCAACCGGAAATCTTTGCCATCCCTACTTCTAGTCGCTGATGAGTTGGACAGTGAGCTCCGTTCCCGATATCCGCGGGAAGGCGCGACACGCGATTTTCACGAGCAAGTCATAACCATCAAGCGAGGCACATCCAAGATCGAGTTTCCTTTCTGA
- a CDS encoding leucine-rich repeat domain-containing protein, translated as MPLSSVILNGLNTETGVASLDYLGLNDDDLAATFQYMSENGGFHSLDLSGNRLSAIPDEIGELTGLTKLNLARNRLTAIPEAISRLTNLTTLNLSSNQLSSIPEVIGSLKTLTHLHLMSNQLTGISRSITGLTNLAFLDLDTNSLTSLPPYMNLLTNLVDLDVMNNAFTELPEVISRLTNLTHLSLSGNPLTSIPNWITVLSNLTHLYLANNRFNEFPEAIGQITGLTHLIYNGSLNKFPQFPNLASLDLSRAGLEELPETITQLRSLSSLILTNNELTSLPEGLQNLVNLTNLSLSENNFNELPTAILNLTSLTSLEIDSNHLTSIPESIDLIEKLASLSVASNELTSIPDTIGNLANLTGLHLSENSLSSLPDSLGSLTHLTALSLIDNKLTSVPRSIENLTNLSILSLDGNGLHSIPKELGKLTKLTHLSLSENQLVSIPEELSSLTKLTNLTLSNNLLTSIPRSFANLRQIRDITLMGNRLSEIPEVLFQLTSLTSLDLDNNDLSVIPEEIGQLTSLRLLDLRRNHLSSISEALGRLPELTHLHLQENSLTEVPERVTELSNLSELFLDGNKLTNVPPALGNMQHLRVLSLGGNPLAPELGAAAADSHTQLMRFLQLLHSEGERTREVKMVLVGEGEVGKSSLIAAMRGEDWVENRVTTHGIEVKPIATMEGGESITLNAWDFGGQRVYRPTHQLFFTAPAVYLVVWKPREGPEVGLVDEWMTMIRHRAGAGARVHIVATHGGPGSRYAHIDEAAFRDRYGDMVVDFHHVDSRLGDEGNIPELLRSAAETAANIPNATRWIPRSWNNVRTSLAADSRAYLRYEDFEQIAAEHGLNSQDSLSLAKNGHSLGHWIFYADDPSLAELVILKGDWLSAAIGLVLDDASTIEAGGLLPHRRLATVWNDPVRLPEHRFPHSLQQMFLRLMERFELSYRVPELTGGEPLSLVTQLLPSSRPDLNEVWSYYRPNDLELVQICRILDREDPRRSVWPDGLMQRLIVLFHRHSLGATDVTKSVHWAGGLVLQDRYGARALLTLADGGVKISTRGLNPQAFLDHLVSEVRTYVEGFWQGLRTSVLVPCVLVCPSGGSQRGEFDLDKLYRRLDTGKDEASCPYAECDEDVEIRSLLHSFTKPDAIDGDLRLIIRSALSEELAEHAQRILESGNRNNQIVMTRLDQLDDHTKEALSRASSQVDLYLRALDDEAADGPRLFSMRELDRGVLHPGITKKRIELTLWCEHSRRPVHTLEEASPDAGVYVIEVQREWWAKTAPFIQMASKIASMVLPVSLSLAPELELNEEQWKAVQDHLTSGQEVLNNLASEPPTASSAADLSGQDGSNPIRAEGATLRTLHALLAEQDPTFADLRRVRDQQSRYLWVHRNFLPYYQPSLPEIPNY; from the coding sequence ATGCCTCTTAGCAGCGTGATCCTCAACGGCCTCAACACTGAAACTGGCGTAGCCAGTCTCGACTACCTTGGGCTCAACGATGACGATTTGGCCGCCACCTTCCAATACATGAGTGAAAACGGCGGATTCCACTCTCTCGACCTCAGCGGGAATCGCCTCTCTGCAATCCCGGATGAAATCGGCGAATTGACCGGCCTCACCAAATTGAACCTCGCAAGGAATCGCCTCACTGCAATCCCGGAAGCGATTAGCAGACTCACAAATCTAACGACTCTCAACCTTAGCTCAAATCAGCTATCATCCATCCCAGAAGTAATCGGCAGCCTCAAAACTCTAACCCACCTCCACCTGATGAGTAACCAGCTCACCGGAATCTCTAGATCAATCACTGGGCTCACCAATCTCGCCTTTCTCGATCTAGACACAAATAGTCTGACATCACTCCCTCCATACATGAATCTTCTCACAAATCTTGTCGACTTGGACGTCATGAATAATGCGTTCACTGAGCTTCCAGAGGTAATCAGCAGGCTCACCAACCTCACACATCTCAGCCTCAGCGGGAACCCACTCACCTCAATTCCAAACTGGATTACCGTTCTCTCGAACCTCACTCATCTCTACTTGGCAAATAATAGGTTTAATGAGTTCCCGGAGGCGATTGGACAAATTACCGGTCTCACACACTTGATCTACAACGGATCCCTAAATAAATTTCCGCAGTTTCCGAATCTAGCTAGCCTTGACCTCTCACGAGCCGGCCTCGAAGAGCTGCCCGAGACCATCACTCAATTACGCTCTCTATCCTCTCTAATCCTCACGAACAATGAGCTGACCTCACTTCCCGAAGGATTGCAAAACCTCGTCAATCTTACGAACCTGTCCCTCTCGGAAAATAATTTCAATGAGCTACCTACAGCGATCCTGAACCTTACCTCCCTCACCTCTCTGGAAATTGACTCCAATCACCTTACATCAATTCCAGAGTCTATCGATCTGATTGAAAAACTCGCTTCCCTATCTGTCGCCAGCAATGAGTTGACGTCCATACCCGACACCATCGGAAATCTCGCGAATCTCACAGGACTGCATCTTAGCGAAAATAGTCTATCCTCTCTGCCAGATTCCCTTGGCAGTCTCACGCACCTGACTGCACTCTCCCTCATCGACAATAAGCTAACCTCCGTCCCCCGATCAATCGAAAATCTCACGAATCTTTCCATTTTGTCTCTCGACGGAAATGGACTACATTCCATTCCGAAAGAGCTAGGCAAACTCACCAAGCTCACGCATCTATCTCTCAGCGAAAATCAACTTGTTTCCATTCCGGAAGAGCTAAGCAGTCTCACCAAGCTCACTAATCTCACCCTAAGCAATAACCTACTGACGTCAATCCCGCGATCCTTCGCCAATCTTCGCCAAATTCGCGATATAACCCTCATGGGAAACCGACTATCAGAGATCCCAGAAGTTCTCTTCCAGCTCACTTCTCTGACTTCACTTGACCTAGATAACAATGATCTCTCCGTCATCCCAGAGGAGATCGGGCAGCTCACCAGTCTACGGCTACTCGATCTACGAAGAAACCATCTCAGCTCAATCTCTGAGGCGCTGGGACGACTTCCCGAGCTCACTCATCTACACCTCCAGGAAAACTCTCTTACTGAAGTGCCAGAGAGAGTTACGGAGCTTTCAAATCTCAGCGAACTCTTCCTTGATGGAAATAAGTTGACGAATGTTCCGCCAGCGTTGGGCAACATGCAGCATCTGCGAGTGCTCAGCCTCGGCGGGAATCCCCTTGCCCCTGAACTTGGGGCAGCAGCCGCAGACAGTCATACTCAACTAATGCGCTTCCTGCAGCTATTGCACAGCGAAGGCGAGCGCACACGTGAAGTCAAAATGGTACTTGTGGGCGAAGGGGAGGTGGGAAAGTCGAGCCTGATAGCAGCGATGCGTGGAGAAGATTGGGTGGAGAACCGTGTCACCACTCATGGCATCGAAGTTAAGCCTATAGCAACAATGGAAGGCGGAGAATCAATCACGCTCAATGCCTGGGATTTTGGCGGGCAGCGAGTTTACAGGCCCACTCATCAGCTATTCTTCACAGCCCCCGCCGTATATTTGGTTGTCTGGAAGCCCAGAGAGGGACCCGAGGTGGGTCTCGTTGACGAGTGGATGACGATGATTCGACATCGAGCAGGCGCAGGGGCTCGTGTGCATATCGTTGCTACTCATGGTGGGCCAGGGTCTCGGTATGCCCATATTGACGAGGCTGCATTCCGAGACCGCTACGGCGACATGGTCGTTGACTTCCACCACGTTGACAGTCGACTCGGCGATGAAGGGAATATACCAGAACTGCTCCGGTCAGCCGCGGAAACGGCAGCGAACATCCCGAACGCGACGCGATGGATTCCCCGTAGCTGGAATAATGTACGTACCAGCCTAGCGGCTGATTCCCGAGCTTATCTTCGGTACGAGGATTTCGAACAGATTGCGGCCGAACACGGGCTAAATTCTCAAGACTCGCTTTCGCTAGCGAAAAATGGCCATTCCCTCGGGCACTGGATCTTCTATGCAGACGATCCAAGCCTAGCTGAGCTAGTGATCTTGAAGGGGGACTGGTTGAGTGCCGCTATCGGTCTGGTACTGGATGATGCGTCGACTATAGAAGCCGGCGGCCTACTGCCACACCGAAGGCTGGCGACCGTGTGGAACGATCCGGTACGTCTGCCTGAGCATCGTTTCCCGCACAGCCTTCAACAGATGTTTCTAAGACTGATGGAGCGCTTCGAACTCAGCTATCGCGTACCCGAGTTGACCGGCGGCGAACCTCTCAGCCTGGTTACTCAGCTTCTGCCCTCCTCCCGGCCTGATCTCAACGAGGTCTGGAGCTATTATCGACCAAACGATCTCGAGCTGGTGCAAATCTGCCGCATTCTCGATCGTGAGGACCCTCGGCGCAGTGTGTGGCCAGATGGCCTTATGCAGCGGCTCATCGTTCTCTTCCATCGCCATTCCTTGGGCGCGACCGACGTCACAAAGTCAGTGCACTGGGCTGGCGGCCTAGTGCTCCAAGATCGCTACGGCGCACGTGCGCTACTCACTCTCGCCGATGGCGGTGTGAAAATCAGTACCCGCGGACTTAATCCGCAAGCCTTTCTCGATCATTTGGTCTCCGAGGTACGGACCTATGTCGAGGGATTTTGGCAAGGCCTTCGTACTAGCGTCCTGGTCCCGTGCGTACTAGTTTGCCCTTCCGGAGGGAGTCAACGTGGCGAATTTGATCTAGACAAACTTTACAGACGTCTCGACACCGGCAAGGACGAGGCGTCATGCCCTTATGCTGAATGTGACGAGGACGTCGAGATCCGTTCATTGCTACACAGCTTTACAAAACCTGACGCCATCGACGGGGACCTGCGACTGATCATTCGGTCTGCCCTATCCGAGGAATTGGCCGAGCATGCACAGCGTATTCTCGAATCTGGAAATCGGAACAATCAAATTGTAATGACGCGACTGGATCAGCTGGACGACCACACCAAGGAAGCACTTAGTCGCGCCTCAAGTCAGGTGGATCTCTACCTCCGGGCACTGGACGATGAAGCCGCTGACGGGCCTCGTCTCTTTTCAATGCGCGAGCTGGATAGAGGGGTTCTACACCCTGGAATTACGAAGAAGCGGATCGAATTGACACTCTGGTGTGAACATAGTAGACGTCCAGTCCATACCCTCGAGGAAGCTAGTCCTGATGCTGGTGTGTACGTGATTGAAGTTCAGCGAGAATGGTGGGCCAAGACCGCGCCATTTATTCAAATGGCATCGAAAATTGCAAGCATGGTTCTTCCGGTGAGCCTATCACTCGCTCCAGAACTAGAGCTGAATGAAGAGCAGTGGAAAGCGGTACAAGACCATTTGACGTCTGGCCAGGAGGTTCTGAATAATCTAGCGAGTGAGCCCCCCACTGCGTCTTCCGCAGCTGACCTGTCCGGACAGGATGGTTCGAATCCAATTCGCGCCGAGGGAGCCACACTGCGTACGTTGCACGCTCTCCTCGCGGAGCAGGACCCAACATTCGCTGACCTCCGACGAGTTCGTGACCAGCAGAGTCGATATCTATGGGTTCACCGCAACTTCTTGCCTTACTACCAGCCCTCTCTTCCCGAAATTCCCAATTATTAG
- a CDS encoding ATP-binding protein translates to MTAKQARKREHVASELDAFAHWFISPNLSDGGRYLTLTLFAEFGNTARLARDMTGAFLQSTGAHDVVDDARLIVSELVGNVINHAVPERCFSRPGGVRRIDVAFKLWPKWLFIGVTDEDSSPPLLPLGEPFSPELAGELSEAVLPDSGRGLLIVQRLATSVWWTPEDKGGKTVWARLDLADGAGGKPLW, encoded by the coding sequence ATGACCGCGAAGCAAGCTCGAAAGCGTGAGCACGTGGCGAGTGAGCTGGACGCGTTCGCTCACTGGTTCATCTCGCCGAATCTGTCCGACGGTGGGCGCTACCTGACGCTCACGCTCTTCGCCGAATTCGGCAACACCGCGCGCCTCGCGCGTGACATGACGGGTGCGTTCCTTCAGAGCACCGGGGCCCATGACGTCGTGGATGATGCCCGGCTGATCGTGTCGGAGCTGGTCGGGAACGTGATCAACCACGCTGTGCCGGAACGCTGCTTTTCCAGGCCCGGCGGAGTTCGTCGTATCGACGTGGCGTTCAAGCTGTGGCCGAAGTGGCTGTTCATCGGCGTCACCGATGAGGACTCGTCTCCGCCGTTGCTCCCGTTGGGTGAGCCGTTCTCCCCGGAACTCGCGGGTGAACTGTCTGAGGCTGTGCTGCCTGACAGCGGGCGGGGGCTGCTGATCGTTCAGCGGCTGGCCACCTCGGTCTGGTGGACGCCGGAAGACAAGGGCGGAAAGACCGTATGGGCCCGCCTCGACCTTGCCGACGGTGCCGGGGGCAAGCCGTTGTGGTGA
- a CDS encoding glycoside hydrolase family 2 protein encodes MSRRRVLQGVAVGAGAVTLPVGGAAVAAQVEAAERQTFGLNLDWRFIRSNVAGAEQVAFDDSGWAVVSVPHTYNDVDSFDNWIGSSGESSVAMQPTWYRKRFQLPAEQAGHKVILELEGIRQAATVYLNGILIGSYEAGVTPFGFDLTDEVLFGADNVLAICADNTKWRPEAATGMPFQWDTRDFNPTFGGLTRNVILHVVPKTHFTLPLYSNLGTTGTYVYPSAVNVSGHTATINAEAQISNGENRSRTLTVSAEVLDEQGASVGTLPASTVALAAGTSHVFKVGSRISRLNFWSPSYPALYTVRLTLTEGTTVVDTYTVRTGFRKAEFRGGASTGGVYINDRQIFLTGYAQRATNEWAVLGDAVPEWLRDHDGRLIRESKANLIRWMHLAAQPANIRMTDRYGLVSVQPAGDKEADATGVQWDQRLAAMRDVMIYFRNSPSILFWESGNNWLSADHQQQMRALKQTWDPSGMRAIGSRATSDNSAYGGTAAVDQCEYIGTMLNRHYSDYARDRMPLIESEFTRDEAPRRVWDTASPPDFGYVTGPDVTYHWTSEDFAATVAASTRHEFWSQRIQGPGNKRYSGAAALTWADSNQHGRQYNWETCRLSGRVDAVRIPKETYYTHRVMQSPTPDLHIVGHWTYPSGTVKTVYVMAAGVARVDLLVNGGSVGTSTSPQYDFLHTFTDVSWQSGTITAVGYDSAGTELTRAQKQTTGVPVALRLTAHVSPDGLKADGTDVAMIDVEAVDSAGRRVPTDQARVDFTVTGPAKLLGGHNAGIPYSVFQSHVSTEAGINRVFVRTTRTAGPITVRATRGGLATATVTVTSTAVTTTGGLTEPPPL; translated from the coding sequence GTGAGCAGGCGTCGTGTGCTGCAAGGGGTCGCCGTGGGTGCGGGTGCGGTGACCCTCCCGGTGGGTGGCGCGGCCGTGGCGGCGCAGGTCGAGGCCGCTGAGCGGCAGACATTCGGTCTGAATCTCGACTGGCGGTTCATCAGGTCGAACGTCGCCGGCGCCGAACAGGTCGCGTTCGACGACTCCGGGTGGGCCGTGGTCAGCGTGCCGCACACCTACAACGACGTGGACTCCTTCGACAACTGGATCGGCAGCTCGGGCGAGTCCTCGGTGGCGATGCAACCCACCTGGTACCGCAAGCGCTTTCAGTTACCGGCCGAGCAGGCGGGCCACAAGGTGATCCTCGAACTGGAGGGCATCCGGCAGGCGGCGACGGTCTACCTGAACGGCATCCTGATCGGCAGCTACGAGGCCGGAGTCACCCCCTTCGGCTTCGACCTGACCGATGAGGTCCTGTTCGGCGCCGACAACGTACTCGCGATCTGCGCGGACAACACCAAGTGGCGCCCCGAAGCCGCCACCGGGATGCCCTTCCAGTGGGACACCCGGGACTTCAATCCCACCTTCGGCGGCCTCACCAGGAACGTCATCCTGCATGTCGTCCCGAAGACCCACTTCACGCTCCCGCTCTACAGCAACCTGGGAACCACGGGGACGTACGTCTATCCGTCCGCCGTCAACGTCTCCGGCCACACCGCGACGATCAACGCGGAAGCGCAGATCAGCAATGGGGAGAACCGGTCCCGGACGCTGACCGTGTCGGCCGAGGTCCTGGACGAGCAGGGCGCGTCGGTGGGCACGTTGCCCGCCTCGACGGTGGCGCTGGCCGCCGGTACCAGCCACGTCTTCAAGGTCGGCAGCCGGATCAGCAGGCTGAACTTCTGGTCACCGTCGTACCCCGCCCTCTACACCGTGCGGTTGACCCTCACGGAGGGCACGACGGTCGTGGACACGTACACCGTGCGCACCGGATTCCGGAAGGCCGAGTTCCGTGGCGGGGCGAGCACCGGCGGCGTCTACATCAACGACCGGCAGATCTTCCTCACCGGGTACGCGCAGCGCGCCACCAACGAATGGGCGGTGCTCGGTGACGCCGTACCCGAGTGGCTGCGCGACCACGACGGGCGGCTCATCCGGGAGAGCAAGGCCAACCTGATCCGGTGGATGCACCTCGCCGCGCAGCCCGCGAACATCCGGATGACCGACCGGTACGGGCTGGTGTCGGTCCAGCCCGCCGGGGACAAGGAGGCCGACGCCACCGGTGTGCAGTGGGACCAGCGCCTCGCGGCGATGCGGGACGTGATGATCTACTTCCGCAACAGCCCGAGCATCCTGTTCTGGGAGTCGGGCAACAACTGGCTCTCCGCCGACCACCAGCAGCAGATGCGCGCACTGAAACAGACCTGGGACCCCAGCGGCATGCGCGCGATCGGCTCCCGGGCCACGTCCGACAACTCCGCCTACGGCGGCACGGCGGCCGTGGACCAGTGCGAGTACATCGGCACGATGCTCAATCGCCACTACAGCGACTACGCCCGCGACCGTATGCCGCTCATCGAGTCGGAGTTCACCCGCGACGAGGCCCCGCGCCGCGTCTGGGACACGGCCTCCCCACCCGACTTCGGTTACGTCACCGGCCCGGACGTCACCTACCACTGGACCTCGGAGGACTTCGCCGCCACCGTCGCCGCCAGCACCCGCCACGAGTTCTGGAGTCAGCGCATCCAAGGCCCGGGAAACAAGCGCTACTCCGGCGCGGCGGCCCTGACCTGGGCGGACTCCAACCAGCACGGCCGCCAGTACAACTGGGAGACGTGCCGCCTCTCCGGCCGGGTGGACGCGGTCCGCATCCCCAAGGAGACCTACTACACCCACCGCGTCATGCAGAGCCCGACCCCGGACCTGCACATCGTCGGCCACTGGACCTACCCGTCCGGCACGGTGAAGACGGTGTACGTCATGGCCGCGGGCGTCGCCAGGGTGGACCTGCTGGTCAACGGCGGGTCGGTCGGTACGTCCACCTCCCCGCAGTACGACTTCCTGCACACCTTCACCGACGTCTCATGGCAGTCCGGCACGATCACCGCCGTCGGCTACGACTCGGCCGGCACCGAACTGACCCGCGCCCAGAAACAGACGACGGGCGTCCCGGTCGCCCTTCGTCTCACGGCCCACGTCTCACCCGACGGTCTGAAGGCCGACGGCACCGACGTGGCGATGATCGACGTCGAGGCGGTGGACTCGGCGGGCCGCCGCGTACCGACCGACCAGGCCCGGGTGGACTTCACGGTCACCGGTCCGGCGAAACTGCTCGGCGGCCACAACGCGGGCATCCCGTACAGCGTGTTCCAGTCCCACGTCAGCACGGAAGCGGGCATCAACAGAGTCTTCGTACGAACGACCCGCACCGCAGGCCCCATCACCGTCCGCGCCACTCGCGGCGGCCTGGCCACCGCCACGGTGACGGTCACGTCCACAGCTGTCACGACGACGGGAGGGCTCACTGAGCCCCCGCCGCTGTGA
- a CDS encoding GntR family transcriptional regulator, producing the protein MSEIQRPGALYQQVAAAIREAILSSEFAPDALLPSEAQLMARYGVSRPTVRNAIAALRAEGLIDVRHGKGSYVRTSGQPALTLERRITRTTEGTFTMPGGDVWDEAEQPSTYRTRTTTDTGRLLQLGAEEALFGCDRLLIDPSSGTRAMHRTLIPFTTAEAIPLLAKEPSTRPAEIYGLLTQDGHKLTWSETVRARMPLPDERTTLRLPDATPVLHLARVTHAADGRPLILEELRTGADRAELAYRITADKQPARRSRA; encoded by the coding sequence ATGTCGGAGATCCAGCGCCCCGGAGCCCTCTACCAACAGGTGGCCGCCGCCATCCGGGAAGCCATCCTCTCGAGCGAGTTCGCGCCCGATGCCCTGCTGCCGTCCGAAGCCCAACTCATGGCCCGCTACGGCGTATCCCGCCCCACCGTCCGCAACGCCATCGCGGCCCTGCGAGCGGAAGGCCTCATCGACGTCCGCCACGGCAAAGGCAGCTACGTCCGCACCAGTGGACAGCCCGCCCTCACCCTCGAACGCCGCATCACCCGCACCACCGAGGGCACGTTCACGATGCCAGGCGGCGACGTCTGGGACGAGGCCGAACAACCGAGCACCTACCGCACCCGCACCACGACAGACACCGGCCGACTCCTCCAACTCGGAGCGGAAGAAGCCCTGTTCGGATGCGACCGTCTCCTGATCGACCCCAGCTCCGGAACACGCGCCATGCACCGCACGCTGATCCCCTTCACGACCGCCGAGGCCATCCCGTTGCTCGCCAAGGAGCCGTCCACACGCCCGGCCGAGATCTACGGACTGCTCACCCAGGACGGGCACAAACTGACGTGGTCCGAGACGGTCCGCGCCCGCATGCCGCTGCCCGACGAACGCACCACGCTCCGCCTGCCGGATGCGACCCCGGTCCTGCACCTGGCACGCGTCACGCACGCCGCCGACGGCCGCCCACTGATCCTTGAAGAGCTGCGCACCGGGGCGGACCGTGCCGAACTCGCCTACCGGATCACCGCCGACAAACAGCCCGCACGACGCTCCCGCGCCTGA
- a CDS encoding methylated-DNA--[protein]-cysteine S-methyltransferase, whose protein sequence is MKQHTVIDSPYGPLTLVADGGVLCGLYMVDQRHRPPEESFGARDDTPFGETVDQLKAYFEGELKEFTLELRLPGTDFQRSVWEQLCRIPYGETRSYGELADALGNPKASRAVGLANGRNPVGIIVPCHRVVGADGSLTGYGGGLERKQRLLDFERGEHGSVLF, encoded by the coding sequence GTGAAGCAGCACACGGTCATCGACAGCCCGTACGGCCCTCTCACCCTCGTGGCCGACGGCGGAGTCCTCTGCGGTCTCTACATGGTCGACCAGCGTCACCGCCCGCCCGAGGAGAGCTTCGGCGCACGCGACGACACGCCCTTCGGGGAGACGGTCGACCAGTTGAAGGCTTACTTCGAGGGCGAGTTGAAGGAGTTCACCCTCGAACTCCGCCTGCCCGGAACCGACTTCCAGCGCAGCGTCTGGGAGCAGCTTTGCCGTATCCCGTACGGCGAGACCCGCTCGTACGGTGAACTCGCCGACGCTCTCGGCAATCCGAAGGCATCCCGCGCCGTGGGCCTCGCCAACGGCAGGAACCCGGTCGGCATCATCGTGCCCTGCCATCGGGTGGTCGGCGCCGACGGCAGCCTCACCGGGTACGGGGGCGGCCTGGAACGCAAACAGAGGCTCCTGGACTTCGAACGAGGCGAACACGGGTCGGTGCTCTTCTAG